Proteins from a genomic interval of Caulobacter rhizosphaerae:
- a CDS encoding DUF1190 domain-containing protein, whose protein sequence is MTVQAPSPRRRLRSSGLVLTGLMAGTAISVSACDDPGTATQWDDPPAASSEVDAKTYASLDDCKKSGDMTAEQCDTAYAQAQKDSAANAPKFSDQQTCEERYGVSQCVPRSDSNGGSFFTPLLTGFIVGQALNNMGGRYYGAPMYRDREGTYYGGSGYPLSRDYVTGRTRVRTDSFNAPEMRAPTRVQSRSAVISRGGFGGGGRSFGG, encoded by the coding sequence ATGACCGTTCAAGCTCCCTCGCCCCGCCGCCGCCTGCGCTCCAGCGGCCTGGTCCTGACCGGCCTGATGGCCGGCACGGCGATCTCGGTCAGCGCCTGCGACGATCCCGGCACGGCCACCCAGTGGGACGACCCGCCGGCCGCCTCCAGCGAGGTCGACGCCAAGACCTACGCCTCGCTCGACGACTGCAAGAAGTCCGGCGACATGACCGCCGAGCAGTGCGACACGGCCTACGCCCAGGCCCAGAAGGACAGCGCCGCCAACGCCCCCAAGTTCAGCGACCAGCAGACCTGCGAGGAGCGCTACGGCGTCTCCCAGTGCGTGCCGCGCAGCGACAGCAACGGCGGCAGCTTCTTCACCCCCCTGCTGACCGGCTTCATCGTCGGCCAGGCGCTGAACAACATGGGCGGCCGCTACTACGGCGCGCCGATGTACCGCGACCGCGAGGGGACCTATTACGGCGGCTCGGGCTATCCGCTGTCGCGCGACTATGTCACCGGCCGCACCCGTGTGCGCACCGACAGCTTCAACGCCCCGGAGATGCGCGCCCCGACCCGGGTCCAGAGCCGCAGCGCGGTGATCTCGCGCGGCGGCTTCGGCGGCGGCGGCCGTTCGTTTGGCGGGTAG
- a CDS encoding DUF2491 family protein, which translates to MFSKLFGRKDAAPASALPAIRNVTLGRTVWLDTLAWRRLGDDLKFALDTDTLEITAQGLVELREGGFVHRFYTDDNIMFQAVSDDRDGQRVTDVTLFIPWDSAYPGGRADEEAWAKRLRARTFTGPGLPEYRRDWFGDEAESQEPVSFWEDVHDDRDGIPDRRIFQTCMLFSRDLPGDGRELLLAIQQENENEDTRQREMSFEIMVGVALSVGEFRA; encoded by the coding sequence ATGTTCAGCAAGCTCTTCGGCCGCAAGGACGCCGCGCCCGCCTCGGCCCTGCCGGCGATTCGCAACGTCACCCTGGGCCGCACGGTCTGGTTGGACACCCTGGCCTGGCGAAGGCTGGGCGACGACCTGAAGTTCGCGCTCGACACCGACACGCTGGAAATCACCGCCCAGGGCCTGGTCGAGCTGCGCGAGGGCGGCTTCGTCCACAGGTTCTATACCGACGACAACATCATGTTTCAGGCCGTGTCCGACGACCGCGACGGCCAGCGCGTCACCGACGTCACGCTCTTCATTCCGTGGGACAGCGCCTATCCGGGCGGCCGGGCCGACGAGGAGGCCTGGGCCAAGCGGCTGCGGGCGCGCACCTTCACCGGTCCGGGCCTGCCGGAATACCGGCGCGACTGGTTCGGCGACGAGGCTGAAAGCCAGGAGCCGGTCAGCTTCTGGGAAGATGTCCACGACGACCGCGACGGGATCCCGGATCGGCGGATCTTCCAGACCTGCATGCTGTTCTCCCGCGATCTGCCGGGCGATGGCCGCGAGCTGCTGCTGGCCATCCAGCAGGAAAACGAGAACGAGGACACGCGCCAGCGCGAGATGTCGTTCGAAATCATGGTCGGCGTGGCCTTGAGCGTCGGCGAATTCCGGGCCTAA
- a CDS encoding class I SAM-dependent methyltransferase, producing the protein MSRSMISALVAACALAMSAAPGAAQVPANLTAALADPARPAADTARDAARHPAELLALANIKPGGKVADFIIGGGYFTRILSAAVGPTGTVYAYQPAEFIKFQAKYGEDLKTVAAAYKNVTPLDGSLIGLDLPDGLDAVITVQNYHDLHLKPFPVDTAAKVNAEVFKSLKPGGVFLVVDHYAADGSGLSAPDTLHRIDIEAVKSEVQAAGFKLAAESPLLRNPADPRTASVFDPAIRGKTDQFVLKFVKP; encoded by the coding sequence ATGTCGCGGTCCATGATTTCCGCCCTGGTCGCCGCCTGCGCGCTGGCTATGTCCGCCGCGCCCGGCGCCGCCCAGGTTCCGGCCAACCTGACGGCGGCCCTGGCCGATCCGGCCCGCCCGGCGGCCGACACCGCCCGGGACGCGGCCCGACACCCGGCCGAACTGCTGGCCCTGGCCAACATCAAGCCGGGCGGCAAGGTGGCCGACTTCATCATCGGCGGCGGCTATTTCACCCGCATCCTGTCGGCGGCGGTGGGACCGACGGGGACGGTCTACGCCTACCAGCCGGCCGAGTTCATCAAGTTCCAGGCCAAGTACGGCGAGGATCTGAAGACCGTTGCGGCGGCCTACAAGAACGTCACGCCGCTGGACGGCAGCCTGATCGGCCTGGACCTGCCCGACGGCCTGGACGCGGTGATCACCGTCCAGAACTACCACGACCTGCACCTCAAGCCCTTCCCGGTCGACACCGCCGCCAAGGTCAACGCCGAGGTGTTCAAGTCGTTGAAGCCGGGCGGGGTGTTCCTGGTCGTCGACCACTACGCCGCCGACGGTTCAGGCCTGTCGGCCCCCGACACCCTGCACCGCATCGACATCGAGGCCGTGAAGTCCGAGGTCCAAGCCGCGGGCTTCAAGCTGGCCGCCGAGAGCCCGCTGCTGCGCAATCCTGCCGACCCGCGCACCGCCAGCGTCTTCGACCCCGCCATCCGCGGCAAGACCGACCAGTTCGTGCTCAAGTTCGTGAAGCCTTAA
- a CDS encoding DUF2306 domain-containing protein, producing MSIPSSSPIPASVGATALRWAGVLWFIVAAVGQIAFIGFILAFYGVRTATGDFARWNDKPLIDGYIKGDDAGNIVFAAHVLLASVVTLGGLMQMIPALRRKWPKLHRWTGRTFLVVAILMALSGVWLAVVRGTYLSVISAVAILINGLLILIFAGLAWRHAIKRRFEQHRRWAMRTFMVVSGVWFLRVGLMGWIVVNRGPVGMTNDMSGPADVVLTFGSYLIPLAFLELYGAAERSGDGLRKALTAALIVVASAFTATGVFGTIAFMWGPYV from the coding sequence ATGTCGATCCCATCCTCGTCACCCATCCCGGCAAGCGTTGGGGCGACCGCCCTGCGTTGGGCGGGCGTCCTCTGGTTCATCGTCGCCGCCGTCGGCCAGATCGCCTTCATCGGCTTCATCCTCGCCTTCTACGGGGTGCGCACCGCGACTGGCGACTTCGCCCGCTGGAACGACAAGCCCCTGATCGACGGCTACATAAAGGGCGACGACGCGGGCAACATCGTCTTCGCCGCCCACGTCCTGCTGGCCTCGGTCGTGACGCTCGGCGGTCTGATGCAGATGATCCCCGCTCTGCGACGCAAATGGCCCAAGCTGCATCGCTGGACCGGGCGGACCTTCCTGGTCGTCGCCATCTTAATGGCGCTTAGCGGTGTCTGGCTGGCGGTCGTCAGGGGGACTTACCTTTCGGTGATCTCGGCCGTCGCCATTCTGATCAACGGCCTTCTGATCCTGATCTTCGCCGGCCTGGCCTGGCGGCATGCGATCAAGCGCAGGTTCGAACAGCACCGGCGCTGGGCCATGCGCACCTTCATGGTGGTCAGCGGGGTCTGGTTCCTGCGGGTCGGCCTGATGGGATGGATCGTCGTCAACCGAGGACCGGTGGGCATGACGAACGACATGTCGGGGCCCGCCGACGTCGTCCTGACCTTCGGCAGCTACCTGATCCCGCTGGCCTTCCTGGAGCTGTACGGCGCGGCCGAGCGGAGCGGTGACGGCTTGCGCAAGGCGTTGACGGCGGCTCTGATCGTGGTCGCTTCGGCGTTCACGGCGACCGGCGTCTTCGGAACGATCGCCTTCATGTGGGGACCCTATGTCTAG
- a CDS encoding DUF350 domain-containing protein, whose translation MSDLHGFGGNALAFLVAFVVAGLFTVVFKLIYQWVTPYNEAKLIREGNVAAALALGGALVGYVLPLASALSNTVSLVEFCAWAALAGVIQIAAFTLVRTVAMKDVAARIEKGEIAAGVYLLSISLAVGVLNAACMTA comes from the coding sequence ATGAGTGATCTGCATGGATTTGGCGGCAACGCCCTGGCGTTCCTGGTGGCCTTCGTGGTCGCCGGCCTGTTCACCGTCGTCTTCAAGCTGATCTACCAGTGGGTGACGCCCTATAACGAGGCCAAGCTGATCCGCGAGGGCAACGTCGCCGCGGCCCTGGCCCTGGGCGGGGCGCTGGTCGGTTACGTGCTGCCCCTGGCCTCGGCGCTCAGCAACACCGTGTCGCTGGTCGAGTTCTGCGCTTGGGCCGCCCTGGCCGGCGTGATCCAGATCGCCGCCTTCACCCTGGTACGCACCGTGGCCATGAAGGACGTCGCCGCCCGGATCGAGAAGGGCGAGATCGCCGCTGGCGTCTATCTGCTGAGCATCTCCCTGGCGGTCGGCGTGCTGAACGCCGCCTGCATGACGGCCTGA
- a CDS encoding GMC family oxidoreductase — protein MADEIDLGAYDYVVVGAGSAGCVLANRLSADPSIKVLVLEAGGRDDWIWFHIPVGYLFAIGHPRADWLLETVGQPGLDGRVLAYPRGKVIGGSSSINAMIYMRGQAQDYDNWRQKGLVGWGWADVLPFFLRHEDHIAPKGDHHRSGGEYRVEHPRVRWDILDAIRQAAAQAGIPPVEDFNGGDNSGSSYFQVNQRAGRRWSTASAFLKPVLARRNLRLETKVEVQRIELDGRRVTGLRAVRGGQVLTARVSGELILAAGAIGSPLILQRSGIGEPEALRRAGVAVRHALPGVGANLQDHLQIRPVYQVSGVRTLNTDYANLARRVGMGVDYALRRSGPLTMAPSQLGMFCRSDPSRATPNLQFHFQPLSLDRWGEGLHRFGAFTASVCNLRPTSRGSVGLSGPGLTDPPRIDPNYLDTQEDRDVAVASLRWARRIASQPALARYAPQEFRPGAAIEADEDLLGAAKALATTIFHPVGTAAMGAADDPLAVVDDRLRVRGLHGLRVVDASVMPAITSGNTNAPTVMIAEKGAAMILEDRR, from the coding sequence ATGGCGGACGAGATCGATCTGGGCGCCTACGACTACGTTGTGGTGGGCGCCGGCTCGGCGGGCTGCGTGCTGGCCAACCGCCTGTCGGCCGATCCTTCGATCAAGGTCCTGGTGCTCGAGGCCGGCGGGCGCGACGACTGGATCTGGTTCCACATTCCCGTCGGCTATCTGTTCGCCATCGGCCATCCGCGCGCCGACTGGCTGTTGGAGACCGTCGGCCAGCCGGGGCTAGACGGCCGGGTCCTGGCCTATCCGCGCGGCAAGGTGATCGGCGGCTCCTCGTCGATCAACGCCATGATCTACATGCGCGGCCAGGCCCAGGACTATGACAATTGGCGACAGAAGGGACTCGTGGGCTGGGGATGGGCCGACGTCCTGCCGTTCTTCCTGCGCCACGAGGACCACATCGCCCCGAAGGGCGACCATCACCGCTCGGGCGGCGAATACCGCGTGGAACACCCCCGGGTGCGCTGGGACATCCTGGACGCGATCCGCCAGGCCGCGGCGCAGGCGGGGATTCCGCCGGTCGAGGATTTCAACGGCGGCGACAATTCGGGCTCCTCCTATTTCCAGGTCAACCAGCGGGCGGGCCGGCGATGGAGCACCGCCTCGGCCTTCCTCAAGCCGGTGCTGGCGCGGCGCAACCTGCGGCTGGAGACCAAGGTCGAGGTCCAGCGGATCGAACTGGACGGACGACGGGTGACGGGCCTGCGCGCCGTGCGCGGCGGCCAGGTCCTGACCGCCCGGGTCAGCGGCGAGCTGATCCTGGCGGCGGGCGCGATCGGCTCGCCGCTGATCCTGCAGCGCTCGGGGATCGGGGAACCGGAGGCCCTGCGGCGCGCCGGCGTCGCCGTGCGGCACGCCCTGCCGGGCGTCGGCGCCAACCTGCAGGACCACCTGCAGATCCGGCCGGTCTACCAGGTCTCCGGCGTGCGCACCCTCAACACCGATTACGCCAACCTGGCCCGGCGCGTGGGCATGGGGGTCGACTATGCGCTGCGGCGGTCCGGCCCCCTGACGATGGCGCCCTCGCAACTGGGAATGTTCTGCCGCTCGGACCCGAGCCGGGCCACGCCGAACCTGCAGTTCCACTTCCAGCCGCTGAGCCTGGACCGCTGGGGCGAGGGCCTGCACCGGTTCGGCGCCTTCACCGCCAGCGTCTGCAACCTGCGGCCCACCAGCCGGGGAAGCGTCGGCCTGTCGGGACCTGGCCTGACCGATCCGCCCCGGATCGATCCCAACTACCTGGACACCCAGGAGGATCGCGACGTCGCCGTCGCCTCATTGCGCTGGGCCCGCCGGATCGCCAGCCAGCCCGCCCTGGCCCGCTACGCGCCGCAGGAGTTCCGGCCCGGCGCGGCGATCGAGGCCGACGAGGACCTGCTGGGGGCGGCCAAGGCCCTGGCCACCACGATCTTCCATCCCGTCGGCACGGCGGCCATGGGCGCCGCCGACGACCCGCTGGCGGTGGTGGACGATCGCCTGAGGGTGCGCGGCCTCCACGGCCTGCGCGTGGTGGACGCCTCGGTGATGCCGGCCATCACCTCCGGCAACACCAACGCCCCCACGGTGATGATCGCCGAGAAGGGCGCGGCGATGATCCTGGAGGATCGGCGGTGA
- a CDS encoding FecR domain-containing protein, protein MILRPSLYALAAVLALASGPALCAPRAAARPAKPAAAPADPPVRYVVRRGDTLFDLGRAYLRKANDYRHVQRANQISRPRAMPVGKTLTIQADLLKTQPIDARLSAFSGKVEIETDGRRVPAEKGMTLREGQRVITGPGAFATFEMEDASRVTLPSNTAMRVVRLRNVVLTNAPQRVFRLDEGRSAIQATPDPNPNARFEVRTPVSISAVRGTEFRVAATEGRAQTEVLKGAVGVGPGEAPPLGPPVPAGFGVTVTPGGAGVGAPVALLPAPTLNAADQNQTDRTVHFAVHPQAGAAGYRLLLSRDAGFVDLFAEATQAEAAADFGPLEDGVYFVRVTALDPAGLEGAPADYSFDRDLDVLEAGAPPVAEASGKHRNFLFRWSAAGGGVRSFRFQLFAGARPAAPIIDQPGLVEPQLTLTDLPPGLYSWRVSATRVKNGVVTEKVAPLQSLTIGR, encoded by the coding sequence ATGATCCTTCGACCGTCGCTGTACGCCCTGGCCGCCGTCCTGGCCCTGGCGTCCGGCCCCGCCCTGTGCGCGCCGCGGGCCGCCGCAAGGCCGGCCAAGCCCGCCGCCGCTCCGGCCGACCCGCCGGTCCGCTACGTCGTCCGGCGCGGCGACACCCTGTTCGACCTGGGCCGCGCCTATCTGCGCAAGGCCAACGACTACCGCCATGTGCAGCGCGCCAACCAGATCAGCCGGCCGCGCGCCATGCCGGTGGGCAAGACCCTGACCATCCAGGCCGACCTGCTCAAGACCCAGCCGATAGACGCCCGGCTCAGCGCCTTCAGCGGCAAGGTCGAGATCGAGACCGACGGCCGGCGCGTTCCCGCCGAGAAGGGCATGACGCTCCGGGAAGGCCAGCGGGTGATTACCGGTCCGGGCGCCTTCGCCACGTTCGAGATGGAGGACGCGTCCCGCGTCACCCTGCCCTCCAACACCGCCATGCGCGTGGTGCGGCTGCGCAACGTGGTGCTGACCAACGCCCCGCAGCGGGTGTTCAGGCTGGACGAGGGCCGCAGCGCGATCCAGGCCACGCCCGACCCCAATCCCAACGCCCGCTTCGAGGTGCGCACCCCGGTGTCGATCTCGGCGGTGCGCGGCACCGAGTTCCGGGTGGCCGCGACGGAGGGGCGGGCCCAGACCGAGGTCCTGAAGGGCGCGGTCGGCGTGGGTCCTGGCGAGGCGCCGCCGCTGGGCCCGCCCGTTCCGGCCGGCTTCGGCGTCACGGTAACGCCCGGCGGGGCCGGGGTCGGCGCGCCGGTCGCCCTGCTGCCCGCCCCGACGCTGAACGCGGCCGACCAGAACCAGACCGACCGCACCGTGCACTTCGCCGTGCATCCCCAGGCCGGCGCCGCGGGCTACCGGCTGCTGCTGTCGCGCGACGCGGGCTTCGTCGACCTGTTCGCCGAGGCGACCCAGGCTGAAGCCGCCGCCGACTTCGGACCGCTGGAGGACGGCGTCTATTTCGTCCGCGTCACCGCCCTGGATCCGGCCGGCCTGGAGGGCGCGCCCGCCGACTACAGCTTCGACCGCGACCTGGACGTGCTGGAGGCGGGCGCTCCGCCCGTCGCCGAGGCCAGCGGCAAGCATCGCAACTTCCTGTTCCGCTGGAGCGCGGCGGGCGGCGGCGTGCGCAGTTTCCGTTTCCAACTGTTCGCCGGGGCGCGGCCGGCCGCGCCGATCATCGACCAGCCGGGCCTGGTCGAGCCGCAGCTGACCCTGACCGACCTGCCGCCGGGGCTCTACAGTTGGCGGGTCAGCGCCACGCGAGTGAAGAACGGCGTGGTCACCGAGAAGGTCGCGCCGCTGCAATCGCTGACGATCGGACGCTAG
- a CDS encoding CHASE2 and HATPase_c domain-containing protein: MTAFPSLSRLAPFRRLRPRPPRSPRRRLLRWLVVAALTGLALAGLTVSSLTTRLDNILYDRLVRASERPVDPSILIVGVDERSLRELGAWPWNRARHAQMIDRLTQAGAKAIVYDVLFSQPSQDPAADDALAAAVARSGKVYLPQFLEPPAQDGAPPTLVAPMPAIAGGAAAVGLVHVRFDRDGLVRRMAPFEANGPDLAPDLMTVVHRATKPFDAPDATRGDAPTLLIPFAGPPDRYRQIAFSSVLAGEAPREMIAGRTVFVGLTAPGLGPAFPTPVTPDAASMTGVQLQASVLDGLRSGMMIKPAGLGVRLVFALGLLWLLLAGLLVLPPRTSLLLLVVLLAVAVATSAALFSSAHLWLSPAAPILGMGLVSLVWGWGRLGRVNDVLGHQLDRLRAVTPADAVHAEAEFESDLVARQALSLGAAVTRIDDLRRFSADALFSLPDATLVADAARRVIAANAAARALLADRAQVLEGGGLADVLNALEPLGRTFPASWPAEGDSGHPIDLHLADGRAFQIQTVFRRDEAGDGAGWIVRLADITPLTAAMRQREQALQLLTHDMRSPQTSILALLATTPGLPSETSERLAAYARRTLALADGFVQLARAEVTQTAMEPVDLCDVAVEAIDELWPQCRQRHIEIRQEGCDGPMMALGDRGVLARALVNLIGNAVKYGPDGSTIVVRAATVLDGGRTYVDLSITDQGPGLTVEEAALAFRPFQRFDRPGAEAAGGAGLGLAFVQAAATRHGGGVSCLSTPGAGATFTLRLPEMPA, from the coding sequence TTGACCGCCTTTCCCAGCCTGTCGCGCCTGGCGCCCTTTCGGCGGCTGAGGCCCCGGCCGCCGCGATCGCCGCGACGGCGCCTGCTGCGCTGGCTGGTGGTCGCCGCCCTGACCGGCTTGGCCCTGGCCGGCCTGACCGTCAGTTCGCTGACCACGCGGCTGGACAACATCCTCTACGACCGGCTGGTGCGCGCCTCCGAGCGTCCCGTCGATCCGTCGATCCTGATCGTCGGTGTCGACGAACGCAGCCTGCGCGAGCTGGGCGCCTGGCCGTGGAACCGCGCGCGCCACGCCCAGATGATCGACCGGCTCACCCAGGCCGGGGCCAAGGCGATCGTCTATGACGTGCTGTTCAGCCAACCGTCCCAGGACCCCGCCGCCGACGACGCCCTGGCCGCCGCGGTCGCCCGTTCGGGCAAGGTCTACCTGCCGCAGTTCCTGGAACCGCCGGCGCAGGACGGCGCGCCGCCGACCCTTGTCGCGCCCATGCCGGCCATCGCCGGCGGCGCCGCGGCGGTCGGCCTGGTCCACGTGCGGTTCGACCGCGACGGCCTGGTGCGCCGCATGGCCCCGTTCGAGGCCAACGGACCCGACCTCGCGCCTGACCTGATGACCGTGGTCCACCGCGCCACCAAGCCGTTCGACGCGCCCGACGCCACGCGCGGCGACGCCCCGACCCTGCTGATCCCGTTCGCGGGGCCGCCGGACCGCTATCGCCAGATTGCCTTCTCCAGCGTGCTGGCCGGCGAGGCGCCGCGCGAGATGATCGCGGGCCGGACGGTGTTCGTCGGCCTGACCGCGCCGGGCCTGGGGCCGGCCTTCCCGACGCCGGTCACGCCCGACGCCGCCAGCATGACCGGCGTGCAGTTGCAGGCCAGCGTGCTGGACGGGCTGCGCAGCGGGATGATGATCAAGCCGGCCGGCCTGGGCGTACGCCTGGTCTTCGCCCTCGGCCTGCTGTGGTTGCTGCTGGCCGGGCTGCTGGTGCTGCCGCCCCGGACCAGCCTGCTGCTGCTAGTCGTGCTGCTGGCCGTCGCGGTCGCAACCAGCGCCGCCCTGTTCTCAAGCGCCCACCTGTGGCTGTCGCCGGCGGCCCCGATCCTCGGTATGGGCCTGGTCTCGCTGGTCTGGGGCTGGGGCCGGCTGGGGCGGGTCAATGATGTGCTGGGCCATCAACTGGACCGCCTGCGCGCCGTGACGCCCGCCGACGCCGTTCACGCCGAGGCCGAGTTCGAAAGCGACCTCGTCGCCCGCCAGGCCCTCAGCCTCGGGGCGGCCGTCACGCGGATCGACGACCTGCGGCGGTTCTCGGCCGACGCCCTGTTCAGCCTGCCCGACGCCACCCTGGTGGCCGACGCCGCGCGCCGGGTGATCGCCGCCAACGCCGCCGCTCGGGCGCTGCTGGCCGACCGCGCCCAGGTGCTGGAGGGCGGCGGCCTGGCCGATGTCCTCAACGCCCTGGAGCCCCTGGGCCGCACCTTTCCGGCCAGCTGGCCGGCCGAGGGCGACAGCGGTCATCCGATCGACCTGCACCTGGCCGACGGCCGCGCCTTCCAGATCCAGACCGTGTTCCGGCGCGACGAGGCGGGGGATGGGGCGGGCTGGATCGTGCGCCTGGCCGACATCACGCCCCTGACCGCCGCCATGCGCCAGCGCGAGCAGGCGCTGCAGCTGCTGACCCACGACATGCGCTCGCCGCAGACCTCGATCCTGGCCCTGCTGGCGACGACGCCCGGCCTGCCGTCCGAGACGTCCGAGCGCCTGGCCGCCTATGCCCGCCGCACCCTGGCCCTGGCTGACGGCTTCGTGCAGTTGGCCCGGGCCGAGGTCACCCAGACGGCGATGGAGCCGGTCGATCTGTGCGACGTGGCGGTCGAGGCGATCGACGAGCTGTGGCCCCAGTGCCGCCAGCGCCATATCGAGATCCGCCAGGAGGGCTGCGACGGTCCGATGATGGCGCTCGGCGACCGCGGCGTGCTGGCCCGCGCCCTGGTCAACCTGATCGGCAACGCGGTGAAGTACGGCCCCGACGGTTCGACCATCGTGGTGCGCGCGGCCACGGTGCTGGACGGCGGCCGCACCTATGTCGACCTGTCGATCACCGACCAGGGGCCGGGCCTGACCGTCGAGGAGGCCGCCCTGGCCTTCCGTCCCTTCCAGCGCTTCGACCGGCCGGGCGCCGAAGCCGCCGGCGGCGCGGGGCTGGGCCTGGCCTTCGTCCAGGCCGCCGCCACCCGGCACGGCGGCGGGGTCAGCTGCCTCAGCACGCCCGGCGCCGGCGCGACGTTCACGCTGCGGCTGCCGGAGATGCCGGCCTAG
- a CDS encoding YjfI family protein, with translation MTTPAWTVRSLKTALSDGFSDAMTARVVEGADPILLVTMHDHGDLEIFVSVSDQQIAASVLLWPVDEQKDRHAFNEFLLKAQKLVPLSNFGISAVNGRDYYELFGELSPSSSLDDILVELRVLAENAIEAASDLRSSFTPAA, from the coding sequence ATGACGACCCCCGCCTGGACTGTTCGCTCGCTGAAGACGGCGCTTTCCGACGGCTTCAGCGACGCCATGACGGCCCGCGTGGTCGAGGGCGCCGACCCGATCCTGCTGGTGACCATGCACGATCACGGCGACCTGGAGATCTTCGTCAGCGTCAGCGACCAGCAGATCGCCGCCTCGGTGCTGCTGTGGCCGGTCGACGAGCAGAAGGACCGTCACGCCTTCAACGAGTTCCTGCTCAAGGCGCAGAAGCTGGTGCCGCTGTCGAACTTCGGCATCAGCGCGGTCAACGGCCGCGACTATTACGAGCTGTTCGGCGAGCTGTCGCCCAGCTCGTCGCTGGACGACATCCTGGTCGAGCTGCGGGTCCTGGCGGAGAACGCCATTGAGGCCGCGTCCGACCTGCGCTCGTCCTTCACCCCCGCCGCTTAG
- a CDS encoding response regulator transcription factor: MKVALLDDDDSHNALVAALLGPAGYDCTSFTRPERLLAELRRQTFDLLILDWNMPELSGIETLRRVGELLSPSPPVLLLTSRSVEADLVEGLNAGADDYIVKPLQPQVLLARVNALARRAYRPAAIPQVEQHGPYRLDPGAQTVSWGDTVETLTPKEFQLAALLFNNLARPLSREYLLRRVWGQRPDLETRTLDAHVSRLRSKLHLRPANGFRLTTVYGFGYRLEVCEPEAATDLGAASGAAE; this comes from the coding sequence ATGAAAGTCGCCCTGCTCGACGACGACGACAGCCACAACGCGCTGGTCGCCGCCCTTCTGGGGCCGGCGGGCTATGACTGCACCAGCTTCACCCGCCCCGAGCGCTTGCTGGCCGAACTGCGCCGCCAGACCTTCGACCTGCTGATCCTCGACTGGAACATGCCCGAGCTCAGCGGCATCGAGACCCTGCGCCGGGTCGGCGAGCTGCTGAGCCCGTCGCCGCCGGTGCTGCTGCTGACCAGCCGCTCGGTCGAGGCCGACCTGGTCGAGGGGCTGAACGCCGGGGCCGACGACTACATCGTCAAGCCGCTGCAGCCGCAGGTGTTGTTGGCCCGGGTCAACGCCCTGGCCCGGCGGGCCTATCGCCCGGCCGCCATCCCCCAGGTCGAGCAGCACGGCCCCTACCGCCTGGATCCCGGCGCCCAGACCGTCAGCTGGGGCGACACCGTCGAGACCCTGACGCCCAAGGAATTCCAGCTGGCCGCCCTGCTGTTCAACAACCTGGCCCGGCCGCTGTCGCGCGAGTACCTGCTGCGCCGGGTCTGGGGCCAGCGGCCCGACCTGGAGACCCGCACCCTGGACGCCCACGTCTCGCGTCTAAGATCGAAGCTTCACCTGCGCCCGGCGAACGGCTTTAGACTGACGACGGTCTATGGGTTCGGCTACCGGCTGGAAGTCTGCGAGCCCGAGGCCGCCACAGACCTTGGGGCCGCGTCCGGAGCCGCTGAATGA
- a CDS encoding PspA/IM30 family protein: MSIWNKLFTLGRAGAHEATAAVVDANALRILDQEIRDADTAQGKARDDMATLVARRRILEKEVAGFRDQVTKYEASARAAVQKGDMDLARQVAQRIADLEQDIALKEPQIGDMRAAEDQLHTAITATDRRIETLRREVEVVKVNESVQKAQAAVSARGAGAGASLGSAADSLARIKERQMIRGERIKAAGELEDRRTGADLDEKLRLAGILPGQSSADDILARLAPAQPTLQIEQKPGDGGKTE; encoded by the coding sequence ATGTCCATCTGGAACAAGCTGTTCACCCTGGGTCGCGCCGGCGCGCACGAGGCCACCGCGGCCGTCGTCGACGCCAACGCCCTGCGCATCCTCGACCAGGAGATCCGCGACGCCGACACCGCCCAGGGCAAGGCCCGCGACGACATGGCCACGCTCGTCGCCCGCCGCCGCATCCTGGAGAAGGAAGTCGCCGGCTTCCGCGATCAGGTCACCAAGTACGAGGCCTCGGCCCGCGCCGCCGTCCAGAAGGGCGACATGGACCTGGCCCGCCAGGTGGCCCAGCGCATCGCCGACCTCGAGCAGGACATCGCGCTGAAGGAGCCGCAGATCGGCGACATGCGCGCCGCCGAGGACCAACTGCACACCGCCATCACCGCCACCGACCGCCGCATCGAGACCCTGCGTCGCGAGGTCGAGGTCGTGAAGGTCAACGAAAGCGTCCAGAAGGCCCAGGCCGCCGTCTCGGCCCGCGGGGCCGGCGCGGGCGCCTCGCTGGGCTCGGCCGCCGACAGCTTGGCCCGCATCAAGGAACGCCAGATGATCCGCGGCGAGCGGATCAAGGCGGCCGGCGAGCTGGAAGACCGCCGCACCGGCGCCGATCTCGACGAAAAGCTGCGCCTGGCCGGCATCCTGCCCGGCCAGTCCAGCGCCGATGACATCCTGGCCCGCCTGGCGCCCGCCCAGCCCACGCTGCAGATCGAGCAGAAGCCCGGCGACGGCGGCAAGACCGAGTAG